One region of Peribacillus simplex genomic DNA includes:
- a CDS encoding alpha-keto acid decarboxylase family protein, translating into MAGNRTLGQYLYDCLKAEGITEIFGVPGDYNFSLLDTLEDYDGIEFINGRNELNAGYAADAYARVKGMAALITTFGVGEMSACNAVAGAYSENVPLIHIVGSPKSMIQKEKELAHHTLMDGDFDVFRKVYEHITSYTAILTPENAGREIPEAIRIAKEKKKPVYLVAAIDLITKPVISHTEPSQNKTKTNDDALQSAVEHIRKMLEDVKKAVLLVDMKTLRYNLQGSVQQLAEQLNVPVASLMQGKSVFDESHPLYIGVYGGAFGSKEVAQAVEEADCIIAVGAVWSDVNTSKGTAKLNPLKMIEVQPDSLKVGVASYMNVNGEDVLNALKEIGYRQKESVGTTSFPYDTMVGDPTAPLEAASYYPRIQQMLKEHDIVVTETGTFYYGMSQVRLPKGATYIAQGGWQSIGYATPAAFGACIADRNRRVLLFTGDGSIQLTAQEISSMLENGCKPIVFILNNNGYTIEKFLNVKVDIEKQEYNEIPEWEYTKLAEAFGEEAFTARVRTNGELDDAIKKAQEMNAEKLSLIEMIVKDQMDGPEYLNKIRQYLETQEKQN; encoded by the coding sequence TTGGCTGGAAACAGAACCTTGGGACAATATTTATACGACTGCTTAAAAGCAGAGGGCATTACAGAGATTTTTGGTGTACCCGGAGACTATAATTTTTCATTGCTAGATACTTTGGAAGATTACGATGGGATTGAGTTCATAAATGGACGAAATGAACTCAATGCTGGATACGCTGCGGACGCCTATGCCCGGGTGAAGGGCATGGCGGCACTTATCACCACCTTTGGCGTTGGTGAGATGAGTGCATGCAATGCAGTTGCTGGTGCGTACAGTGAAAATGTGCCGCTCATTCATATTGTCGGCTCACCAAAGTCCATGATCCAAAAGGAGAAAGAGCTTGCCCATCATACGTTAATGGATGGAGATTTTGATGTTTTCCGTAAGGTTTATGAGCATATCACCAGTTATACGGCGATTCTTACACCAGAAAATGCGGGTAGGGAGATACCGGAAGCGATCAGAATTGCGAAGGAAAAGAAAAAGCCCGTTTATTTGGTAGCGGCCATCGATCTCATTACAAAACCGGTGATTTCCCACACCGAACCTTCCCAAAATAAGACCAAAACGAATGACGATGCATTGCAGTCAGCAGTGGAGCATATAAGGAAAATGTTAGAGGATGTAAAAAAAGCAGTCCTGCTTGTAGATATGAAAACACTTCGTTATAACTTGCAAGGATCCGTGCAGCAACTGGCTGAGCAGTTAAATGTTCCAGTCGCTTCGTTAATGCAGGGGAAAAGCGTGTTTGATGAGAGTCATCCCCTTTATATTGGTGTATACGGCGGAGCTTTTGGAAGTAAGGAGGTAGCTCAGGCCGTTGAGGAAGCGGATTGTATCATTGCAGTAGGTGCTGTTTGGTCAGACGTCAATACATCCAAAGGTACAGCAAAGCTTAATCCGCTGAAAATGATAGAGGTTCAACCTGACTCCTTAAAAGTGGGAGTTGCCAGCTATATGAATGTCAATGGTGAAGATGTTCTAAATGCCCTCAAAGAAATTGGCTACCGGCAGAAGGAATCTGTTGGAACAACCTCGTTTCCGTATGACACAATGGTCGGAGACCCAACAGCACCACTGGAAGCGGCCTCTTATTATCCTCGAATTCAGCAAATGTTGAAGGAACATGACATTGTGGTCACTGAAACAGGAACATTCTATTATGGTATGTCACAGGTTAGATTGCCAAAAGGGGCGACCTATATAGCTCAGGGAGGCTGGCAGAGTATTGGTTATGCGACACCCGCTGCTTTTGGGGCTTGTATAGCAGATAGAAACCGTCGTGTACTTTTGTTTACTGGTGACGGTTCGATACAGCTGACAGCGCAGGAAATAAGCTCGATGTTGGAGAACGGCTGCAAACCCATCGTGTTCATCCTCAACAATAACGGCTATACGATAGAAAAATTCTTAAACGTAAAAGTCGATATAGAAAAACAGGAATATAACGAGATACCAGAGTGGGAATATACAAAGCTAGCTGAAGCATTTGGCGAGGAGGCCTTCACTGCGAGAGTCAGGACGAATGGAGAACTGGATGATGCCATCAAGAAGGCTCAGGAAATGAACGCCGAAAAACTTTCCCTTATAGAAATGATCGTGAAAGATCAAATGGATGGACCAGAGTATCTTAATAAAATAAGGCAGTATCTTGAGACGCAAGAAAAACAAAATTAA
- a CDS encoding NADPH-dependent FMN reductase, which yields MKIVAIVGSIRKESYNLKLAKYIQTRYQDRFDLEILNIRDLPFYDQDIENEPPAVVKEFKSKVADADAVLWVTPEYNGTIPGVLGNAIDWLSRVDKVLIGKPSWIMGASMGQLGTVKAQLHLREILFALGISSPLLPGNEVYVGAVHDKFNDEGSLTHESTVQFIDTVVDNFISWYNHHTR from the coding sequence ATGAAAATTGTTGCAATAGTGGGAAGTATTCGTAAAGAGTCTTACAACCTAAAGCTTGCCAAATATATTCAAACTAGATATCAAGATCGTTTTGATCTCGAAATCTTAAACATTCGGGACCTTCCTTTTTATGATCAAGATATTGAAAATGAGCCTCCTGCAGTCGTGAAAGAATTTAAAAGCAAAGTGGCTGATGCAGACGCAGTCCTATGGGTAACGCCTGAATACAATGGTACGATTCCAGGCGTATTGGGCAATGCAATCGATTGGTTGTCACGTGTGGATAAAGTCTTGATTGGCAAACCTTCATGGATCATGGGTGCGTCAATGGGGCAATTAGGAACGGTTAAAGCTCAATTGCATTTACGTGAAATCCTATTCGCTCTAGGCATCTCCTCCCCGCTCCTTCCCGGGAATGAAGTATACGTCGGAGCCGTGCATGACAAATTCAATGACGAAGGCAGTCTTACACATGAGTCGACTGTCCAGTTTATCGATACGGTCGTCGATAACTTCATTAGCTGGTATAATCATCATACTCGTTAA
- a CDS encoding nitroreductase family protein, which produces MTKNTMSKEEYLNKSKELNIPLEKPKVLTDTDFLTVAKERRSVRQYDAEYVMTEEEIREILEVAIQAPSSSNLQPWRFLVIQDKQTQQELLPIANNQQQIVDASAVIAVLADIEGYKKAERIYGELVDKGIMKNEIKEPFVASIIHNYGNFSAEKALSVAMIDGGLVSMQIMLAAKAKGYDTVPMGGFDEAKFVDAFNVPEKFKPVMLISLGKGTKAGFEKVRLPLDTLLTWNKY; this is translated from the coding sequence ATGACAAAAAATACAATGAGTAAAGAAGAGTACCTAAATAAATCGAAAGAATTGAATATACCGCTAGAAAAGCCGAAGGTCCTTACTGATACAGACTTCCTTACGGTCGCAAAAGAACGGAGATCTGTTCGCCAATACGATGCTGAATACGTGATGACTGAAGAAGAAATTAGAGAAATCCTGGAGGTTGCGATTCAGGCGCCGTCTTCTTCAAACTTACAGCCATGGAGATTCCTTGTGATTCAAGATAAGCAAACCCAACAAGAATTGCTGCCCATTGCAAATAACCAACAACAAATTGTTGATGCCTCTGCGGTCATTGCCGTTTTAGCTGATATAGAAGGTTACAAAAAAGCTGAGCGAATTTATGGTGAATTGGTGGATAAAGGGATCATGAAGAATGAAATCAAAGAGCCATTTGTAGCTTCCATCATCCATAATTACGGTAACTTTTCTGCTGAAAAGGCTTTAAGTGTAGCCATGATTGACGGTGGCTTGGTTTCCATGCAGATCATGTTAGCGGCAAAAGCAAAAGGATACGATACAGTCCCTATGGGAGGGTTCGATGAAGCCAAATTTGTGGATGCATTCAATGTACCGGAAAAATTCAAACCTGTCATGTTAATCTCCCTTGGAAAAGGAACTAAAGCAGGATTTGAAAAAGTCCGTTTGCCACTAGATACTTTATTGACTTGGAATAAATACTAA
- a CDS encoding SDR family oxidoreductase yields MYTDLEGKVVVITGSSTGLGKAMAIRFVQEKAKVVVNYRTKSEEADSVLEEIKNNGGEAIAVKCDVTVEEDMINIVRSAVKEFGKLDIFINNAGVENAVPSHEMPLSDWNRVIDTNLTGNFLGCREAIKYFVENNLKGNVINMSSVHEMIPWPLFVHYAASKGGVKLLTETLALEYAPKGIRVNSIGPGAIATPINADKLEDPEKKKDLESMIPMGYIGKPEEIAAVAVWLASSESSYVTGITLFADGGMTKYPSFQAGRG; encoded by the coding sequence ATGTATACAGATTTAGAGGGTAAGGTCGTTGTTATAACCGGTTCATCCACTGGTTTAGGAAAGGCGATGGCCATTCGCTTTGTTCAGGAAAAGGCAAAGGTCGTGGTTAATTATCGCACTAAATCAGAGGAAGCGGACAGTGTATTGGAAGAAATCAAAAACAATGGTGGGGAAGCTATTGCAGTGAAATGTGATGTCACGGTTGAAGAAGATATGATTAACATTGTTCGATCTGCGGTAAAGGAATTCGGGAAACTTGATATATTCATTAATAATGCAGGAGTAGAAAATGCCGTTCCATCTCACGAGATGCCGTTAAGCGACTGGAATAGGGTAATCGACACCAATTTAACAGGTAATTTCTTAGGCTGCCGTGAAGCGATCAAGTATTTTGTCGAGAACAATCTTAAAGGGAATGTGATAAACATGTCCAGTGTACATGAGATGATTCCCTGGCCTTTATTCGTACATTACGCGGCAAGCAAGGGCGGTGTGAAGTTGCTTACGGAAACCCTGGCGCTTGAATATGCACCGAAAGGGATTCGTGTGAACAGCATTGGACCTGGAGCCATCGCCACGCCAATTAATGCCGACAAACTTGAAGATCCCGAAAAGAAAAAGGATCTGGAAAGCATGATTCCAATGGGGTATATCGGAAAGCCTGAGGAGATTGCCGCGGTTGCCGTATGGCTGGCATCTTCAGAATCCAGTTATGTAACGGGCATCACTTTATTTGCTGATGGCGGGATGACGAAATATCCTTCATTCCAAGCTGGAAGAGGATGA
- a CDS encoding C40 family peptidase translates to MNNSKSSFILAGTIIGTLVAGNSAYAGSYQVKSGDTLDKISKANNTTVQELKSQNHLTSALIFPGQVLKVNSLNMQTDKNINKTGKYVVKLGDTLSKIAKKYNLSLSALLKSNPNISNSDRIYIGQSIRVSGQAPASSSKAKNSNSSDTYTVKSGDTLGKIARVNNMTIQQLKSENRLTSTLIFPGQVLKVNTLNNYTNNSKNTTETYVVKLGDSLSTIANRYNLSLSALLKINPNISNSDRIRIGQSIRVSGKSSVSSSASKKPSKLTYSSKADQVLAAGARYLGAKYVYGASTSRTDIFDCSSFTLRAFQNAGISLPRNSVAQSQAGTAVSLKALQKGDLVFFDTNNDGVINHVGIYAGNGQMLNASTSKGVSYANINNSYWGPSFVKAVRVIN, encoded by the coding sequence ATGAACAATTCGAAAAGCTCTTTTATTCTTGCAGGAACTATAATAGGTACCCTTGTGGCAGGAAATTCTGCTTATGCTGGTTCTTATCAAGTCAAATCAGGGGACACCCTTGATAAAATTTCTAAAGCTAATAATACGACTGTCCAAGAGTTAAAATCTCAAAACCATTTGACCAGTGCCCTTATTTTTCCCGGCCAGGTCTTGAAGGTCAATAGCCTTAACATGCAAACGGATAAAAATATAAACAAAACCGGAAAATATGTGGTTAAACTGGGGGATACTTTATCTAAAATTGCTAAAAAATATAACCTTTCCCTTAGTGCCTTGCTTAAATCAAACCCTAATATTTCGAATTCGGATCGTATTTATATTGGACAATCCATCCGTGTTTCCGGACAAGCTCCTGCATCTAGCTCTAAGGCTAAAAACAGTAATTCAAGTGATACATACACAGTCAAATCAGGGGACACCCTGGGAAAAATCGCCAGAGTCAATAATATGACTATCCAACAATTAAAGTCTGAAAACCGTTTGACTAGCACTCTTATTTTTCCCGGTCAAGTTTTGAAGGTTAATACCCTTAACAACTATACGAACAATAGTAAAAATACAACAGAAACTTATGTGGTTAAACTAGGGGATTCCTTATCGACCATCGCTAACAGATATAACCTTTCCCTTAGTGCCTTACTTAAAATAAACCCTAATATTTCTAATTCAGATCGTATTCGTATAGGCCAATCCATCCGTGTTTCCGGGAAATCATCAGTATCTTCATCTGCATCTAAAAAACCGTCCAAATTGACTTATTCCTCCAAAGCGGATCAAGTTTTGGCTGCCGGCGCAAGATACCTAGGAGCTAAGTATGTTTACGGTGCGAGCACTTCACGTACTGACATATTTGATTGCTCTTCATTCACATTAAGAGCTTTCCAAAATGCAGGTATTTCCTTGCCTCGAAATTCAGTGGCACAATCACAGGCTGGTACGGCTGTATCTCTGAAAGCCCTTCAAAAAGGGGATTTAGTATTTTTCGATACCAATAATGATGGTGTAATTAATCATGTAGGAATTTATGCCGGAAACGGTCAAATGCTGAATGCTTCCACATCTAAAGGTGTATCCTACGCTAACATTAACAATTCTTACTGGGGACCTAGTTTTGTAAAGGCTGTCCGTGTTATTAATTAA
- a CDS encoding RrF2 family transcriptional regulator has translation MSEKVSSIMWFSLAVQALLVLADQDGLCNSAKLADKLDSESGFLRKILSNLVKAGLIQAKEGRDGGYSLAKNPEQIILADIYAAIKSEPFSKGFLEVNDKKCFQPSSRDALCGLKNEMESWIIQGLEQKTIADLLSKS, from the coding sequence ATGTCTGAAAAGGTATCCAGTATAATGTGGTTTAGTCTTGCAGTACAAGCTCTGCTCGTTCTTGCAGATCAGGATGGATTATGTAATAGTGCTAAATTGGCCGATAAGCTTGATTCGGAGTCGGGTTTTCTCAGAAAAATATTAAGTAATTTAGTTAAGGCAGGGCTGATTCAAGCGAAGGAAGGCAGGGATGGCGGATATTCACTAGCCAAAAATCCCGAACAAATCATACTTGCAGATATATACGCTGCAATTAAATCCGAACCTTTTTCAAAGGGCTTTCTTGAAGTGAATGATAAAAAATGCTTTCAGCCTTCTTCTCGCGACGCTTTATGCGGTTTGAAAAACGAGATGGAGAGCTGGATTATACAAGGCTTGGAACAAAAGACGATTGCTGATTTACTATCAAAATCTTAA
- the cobT gene encoding nicotinate-nucleotide--dimethylbenzimidazole phosphoribosyltransferase, giving the protein MTNGLAAISIPMLDEDMGRQVKGHVDSLTVPQGSLGRLEEWIIELAKMTGEAFPDISKPGVIVFAADHGITEEGVSAYPKEVTEQMALNFLNDGAAINVLSRAIDAYLDIVDIGIDADIEAPELTSRKVRRGTRNFYKEDAMTKEEALQALEIGYDRAQKMIARGVNCLILGEMGIGNTTSSSAIISVVSGKSSELLVGQGTGLKSEGILHKQRIIEKAISLRKPSPDDPIDILMKIGGYEIAGMAGAMIAAANNRIPILVDGFITTTAAVLANLISEHAADYMFVGHRSAEPGHRTAIQLLGKEPILDIGMRIGEGTGAAVAYPILKAATLVLKEMATFDSAGVSNK; this is encoded by the coding sequence ATGACGAATGGGTTAGCCGCCATTTCCATCCCGATGTTGGATGAGGATATGGGACGGCAGGTAAAAGGCCATGTCGATTCACTGACGGTTCCTCAGGGAAGCTTAGGACGACTTGAGGAATGGATAATCGAATTGGCCAAGATGACAGGAGAGGCCTTTCCGGACATTTCTAAACCGGGTGTTATCGTGTTTGCAGCCGACCACGGAATTACGGAAGAAGGGGTGTCGGCATATCCAAAAGAAGTGACGGAACAAATGGCACTCAATTTCCTGAATGATGGAGCCGCCATCAATGTACTCAGCCGTGCGATAGATGCTTACTTGGACATTGTCGATATAGGGATCGATGCAGATATCGAGGCTCCGGAATTAACTTCGAGAAAAGTCCGCCGTGGAACTAGAAACTTTTATAAAGAAGATGCGATGACAAAGGAAGAAGCACTTCAAGCGCTTGAAATTGGATATGATCGTGCACAGAAAATGATTGCCCGTGGAGTGAACTGCCTGATTCTTGGTGAAATGGGAATCGGAAATACGACATCCAGTTCCGCCATCATTTCCGTCGTAAGCGGGAAAAGCTCCGAATTGCTAGTGGGACAGGGAACAGGTTTGAAGTCTGAAGGTATTTTACATAAGCAAAGAATAATTGAAAAAGCGATTTCGTTAAGAAAACCTAGTCCTGATGATCCAATCGATATTTTGATGAAAATCGGTGGATACGAAATTGCAGGTATGGCAGGGGCCATGATCGCTGCAGCGAATAACCGTATACCCATTCTTGTTGATGGTTTCATTACAACCACGGCCGCTGTATTGGCCAACCTCATTTCTGAACATGCAGCAGATTATATGTTTGTTGGACATCGATCGGCTGAACCAGGTCATAGAACAGCCATACAATTGCTTGGTAAGGAGCCGATCCTCGATATAGGAATGAGAATCGGAGAAGGAACAGGGGCCGCAGTGGCATACCCGATCCTAAAGGCAGCGACATTGGTCCTTAAAGAAATGGCAACATTTGACTCGGCAGGCGTGTCAAATAAATAA
- a CDS encoding TIGR03943 family putative permease subunit translates to MGRLFILLGLTFLFMHLHASGNISKYINMEYSYVSQIAIYILAMFTLMGSYIFIKEGNQEESEDCQCGHDHSQENKKWKKNLTYTLFLIPILTGLFLPVATMDSNIVEKKGFHFPVYDDTDEYSQHQFLQPDTSLYYGKDDYLTLMDHSLKSLADRDSLHLTDKNYLTDLEAIYYSPGKFAGKQITLTGFSYNSDELAKNQVFLFRFGVIHCVADSGVFGMLIEFPEGMHPKNDEWYSVTGELESIYYQPFKKTIPILKVSSHSKIVEPDDPYVYRQY, encoded by the coding sequence ATGGGAAGATTATTCATATTACTTGGACTTACATTTTTATTCATGCATCTACACGCCTCAGGGAATATATCGAAATACATTAATATGGAATATTCTTATGTTTCACAGATTGCAATCTATATACTGGCTATGTTCACTTTAATGGGATCTTATATATTTATCAAAGAAGGAAATCAAGAAGAGTCTGAGGATTGTCAGTGCGGGCATGATCACTCCCAGGAAAACAAGAAATGGAAAAAAAACCTTACTTACACGCTATTTTTAATTCCCATTTTAACCGGCCTCTTTTTGCCTGTTGCCACAATGGACTCCAATATCGTAGAAAAAAAAGGATTTCATTTCCCCGTGTATGATGACACAGATGAATATAGCCAGCATCAATTTCTGCAGCCGGATACGAGTCTTTATTATGGCAAGGATGATTATTTAACTTTAATGGATCACTCGCTCAAAAGCTTGGCTGATCGTGATAGTCTTCATTTAACCGACAAAAACTATCTTACCGATTTAGAAGCCATCTATTACTCCCCTGGAAAGTTCGCCGGCAAACAAATAACGTTAACCGGATTTTCGTACAATTCAGATGAGCTAGCCAAAAACCAGGTATTCCTGTTTCGTTTTGGGGTCATTCACTGTGTCGCAGACTCTGGGGTATTCGGTATGCTGATCGAATTTCCTGAAGGAATGCATCCTAAAAATGATGAGTGGTATTCCGTGACGGGTGAATTGGAATCCATTTATTATCAGCCATTTAAAAAAACCATCCCTATACTCAAAGTATCATCACATAGCAAAATCGTTGAACCTGATGATCCCTACGTTTATAGACAATATTAA
- a CDS encoding sigma-54 interaction domain-containing protein: MMSENNVKRVLETIISTSNNNITVTDEKGFILFTNPNHWWIYGIEPDHYLGKSVYQLETEGILTPSISAMVLKEKTPVQIMQHTKTGKIVMSTAYPIFDDDGELIRVVSYAQDQTEIRNLQDQYGQLEKKIQEYQSEVEELREQEELIYRSKEMRQIAKTILRVSKTDATVMLLGESGVGKSVFARRLHNQSYRSKEPFIEVNCSTIPESLFESEMFGYEAGSFTGAQKHGKQGLIEQADNGTLFLDEIGELPLDMQVKLLNVLQEKTFKRVGGKKEHKIDFRLVTATNQNLEEMVEKGTFRLDLYYRLNVIPVHIPPLRERKEDIAILINHNLEIINKKYKTDKKLHPSTYEILIQHKWSGNVRELENLIERLILTSEDSIIFPGFLPSHFHGQVSLEKKDDTLMIDQMMVEDRDLKTALEQVEKWMMMKASKQCKSTYEMAKFLGISQPSVVRKMKKYKGQLPIT; encoded by the coding sequence ATGATGAGTGAAAACAATGTGAAAAGAGTTTTGGAAACCATCATCAGCACATCGAATAATAATATTACCGTGACTGATGAAAAGGGATTCATTTTATTTACGAATCCTAACCATTGGTGGATTTATGGAATTGAACCCGACCATTATCTTGGAAAATCCGTATATCAGCTCGAAACGGAAGGAATACTTACGCCTTCAATATCTGCCATGGTATTGAAAGAGAAAACACCTGTTCAAATCATGCAGCATACGAAGACGGGAAAGATCGTCATGTCGACTGCCTATCCCATCTTTGATGATGATGGTGAATTGATTCGGGTCGTCAGTTATGCCCAAGATCAAACTGAAATCAGAAACCTCCAGGACCAGTACGGTCAATTGGAGAAAAAGATTCAAGAATATCAATCGGAGGTCGAGGAACTGAGGGAACAGGAGGAGCTGATCTATCGCAGCAAAGAAATGCGGCAAATCGCCAAAACGATACTCCGTGTTTCCAAAACGGATGCCACTGTCATGCTTCTTGGGGAATCGGGGGTGGGCAAGAGCGTTTTCGCCCGCCGGCTACATAATCAGAGTTACCGCAGCAAAGAGCCATTCATCGAAGTCAACTGCAGTACCATTCCAGAAAGTCTCTTTGAATCTGAAATGTTTGGATACGAAGCGGGATCCTTCACCGGTGCGCAAAAGCATGGTAAGCAAGGGCTGATTGAACAGGCAGACAATGGAACCTTATTTCTGGATGAAATCGGGGAGCTCCCCCTGGATATGCAAGTGAAATTATTAAATGTCCTACAGGAGAAGACTTTTAAAAGGGTGGGCGGAAAAAAAGAGCATAAGATAGATTTCCGGCTTGTAACCGCAACGAATCAAAACCTTGAGGAAATGGTCGAAAAGGGCACATTCAGGCTCGATTTGTATTACCGCTTAAATGTGATTCCCGTCCATATACCGCCTTTACGGGAAAGAAAAGAAGATATTGCCATCTTAATCAATCATAATCTCGAAATCATCAACAAGAAATACAAAACAGATAAGAAGTTGCATCCTTCCACTTACGAAATCCTGATTCAGCATAAATGGTCAGGGAACGTGCGTGAATTGGAAAATCTGATTGAACGGCTCATTCTGACCTCGGAAGACTCCATCATTTTCCCAGGCTTCCTCCCTTCCCATTTCCATGGACAAGTATCTTTGGAGAAAAAAGATGATACCTTAATGATCGACCAAATGATGGTTGAGGATCGTGATCTCAAAACCGCTCTTGAACAAGTGGAAAAATGGATGATGATGAAAGCAAGTAAACAATGTAAATCCACATATGAAATGGCAAAATTCTTAGGTATAAGCCAGCCTTCAGTCGTTAGGAAAATGAAGAAATATAAAGGTCAATTACCCATTACGTAA
- a CDS encoding RhaT/GlcU family sugar-proton symporter: MDILLALLPALFWGSIVLFNVKLGGGPYSQTLGTTIGALIFSIGVYIFADIKLSLLVFGVGIVSGLFWAVGQANQLKSIDLMGVSKTMPISTGLQLISTTLFGVIVFHEWSTMKAVILGVLALVFIIIGIVLTSLEDKESKEGKSGNLKKGIIILLISTFGYLVYVVVARLFNVNGWSALFPQAIGMVIGGLLLTFKHKPFNKYTIRNIIPGLIWAAGNMFLFISQPRVGVATSFSLSQMGIVISTLGGIIILREKKTKRQLIGIVIGIILIIIAGIMLGLAKS; this comes from the coding sequence ATGGATATATTATTAGCTCTCTTGCCTGCATTATTCTGGGGAAGCATCGTTTTATTTAATGTGAAACTTGGGGGGGGACCCTATAGTCAAACACTAGGTACAACGATTGGCGCCTTGATTTTCTCAATTGGTGTTTATATTTTTGCCGATATCAAGTTGTCACTTTTGGTGTTTGGCGTCGGGATCGTTTCTGGATTGTTTTGGGCCGTTGGACAAGCTAATCAGCTTAAGAGCATTGATTTAATGGGTGTTTCCAAAACGATGCCGATATCAACTGGATTACAGCTCATTTCAACGACTTTATTCGGGGTCATTGTTTTTCACGAATGGTCTACTATGAAAGCGGTCATTTTAGGCGTTTTGGCACTAGTTTTCATTATTATAGGAATTGTCTTGACCTCCTTGGAAGATAAAGAATCAAAAGAGGGCAAATCGGGAAACTTGAAGAAAGGAATCATTATTCTCCTCATCTCGACATTCGGTTATTTGGTCTATGTGGTCGTAGCCCGGCTTTTCAATGTTAATGGCTGGTCAGCATTGTTCCCTCAAGCGATCGGGATGGTGATAGGCGGTCTATTATTGACCTTTAAACATAAACCGTTTAACAAATATACGATCCGCAATATCATTCCCGGACTGATATGGGCTGCAGGGAACATGTTTTTATTCATATCCCAGCCCCGTGTTGGAGTGGCTACGAGTTTTTCCCTTTCTCAAATGGGCATAGTCATATCAACTCTCGGCGGGATTATCATATTACGTGAAAAGAAAACGAAGCGCCAACTAATTGGAATCGTTATAGGAATTATCTTGATTATCATAGCCGGGATTATGCTCGGATTGGCAAAAAGTTAA
- the lepB gene encoding signal peptidase I yields MKNDMKAEVFSWLKSILFAFMIVFICQQFLFTPVTVKGKSMEPTYENDDRIVVTKIGKPERFDMVVFNAPDADAKYIKRVIGLPGDSIEMKDDMLFINGIEYTEPYLKTKKEEIPPEENLTENFTLNDLLGKSKVPVGHLFVMGDNRRKSWDGRRFGFISEESLVGKVEFRIYPLNEIGVPK; encoded by the coding sequence ATGAAGAATGATATGAAAGCTGAAGTGTTCTCTTGGTTGAAATCTATCTTATTCGCTTTTATGATCGTGTTTATTTGCCAACAGTTTTTATTTACGCCAGTTACCGTCAAGGGTAAATCAATGGAGCCGACTTATGAAAACGATGACCGGATCGTGGTAACTAAAATCGGAAAGCCAGAACGTTTCGATATGGTTGTATTTAATGCACCGGACGCAGATGCGAAGTATATAAAAAGGGTGATCGGTTTACCAGGTGACAGTATCGAAATGAAGGATGATATGCTGTTTATTAATGGAATAGAGTATACAGAACCATATTTGAAAACGAAAAAAGAGGAAATTCCACCTGAAGAAAATCTGACGGAGAATTTCACCCTGAATGATTTACTTGGGAAATCCAAGGTACCTGTTGGTCACTTATTTGTCATGGGGGACAATCGCAGGAAAAGTTGGGATGGAAGAAGATTTGGTTTTATTTCAGAGGAATCACTTGTGGGAAAAGTGGAATTTCGCATCTATCCATTAAATGAAATAGGGGTCCCGAAGTAA